Proteins from a genomic interval of Quercus robur chromosome 9, dhQueRobu3.1, whole genome shotgun sequence:
- the LOC126698787 gene encoding uncharacterized protein LOC126698787 codes for MDSAKQRIRAAAARQKEERKAKEAGGEASSTPTAVAKVAKRKPDGSDGRPSKKPAVTPSVDPLKEKSPPTSGHGAGKGVMTSAGPVPEGPCRLLTHKEYAVGEVESLIKPTDMEPCDQVGTEDLGASALFDLSRALVRVKALRDRCVAKEGVVSRVRSHNKNLLNQQAQYKEAVRILNQELQDVNAKLTAANGENVKLQGEVTALEERLQTAGADAIRDFKTSQSFIDSCGQYYGTGFDDCLRQVASAFPDLDLSGITMDDGDDVSLQPEPTPEHDGSVVLAQPAANPTASDSPAVIVDVEDRLADGNPADVPAA; via the exons ATGGATTCTGCGAAGCAAAGGATACGGGCTGCCGCAGCTCGTCAGAAGGAGGAGAGGAAGGCCAAGGAAGCAGGGGGGGAAGCCTCGTCAACCCCCACGGCCGTCGCCAAAGTGGCGAAGAGGAAACCTGACGGGAGTGACGGCCGACCCTCAAAAAAGCCTGCCGTTACTCCGTCAGTCGACCCATTGAAGGAAAAGTCCCCTCCGACGTCTGGCCATGGTGCGGGAAAGGGGGTGATGACTTCCGCTGGTCCCGTCCCTGAGGGTCCGTGCCGTCTCCTAACCCACAAAGAATATGCCGTCGGGGAGGTTGAGTCCCTGATAAAACCAACGGACATGGAGCCCTGTGATCAAGTAGGGACGGAGGATTTAGGGGCGTCGGCCCTCTTTGATCTCTCCAGG gccttggttcgtgtCAAAGCCCTCCGTGACCGTTGCGTGGCGAAGGAGGGGGTCGTCAGTCGAGTCCGCAGCCATAACAAGAACTTGCTGAATCAGCAGGCTCAGTATAAGGAAGCCGTCCGTATCCTGAACCAGGAGCTGCAGGATGTTAATGCTAAACTGACGGCGGCCAATGGCGAGAACGTCAAGCTCCAAGGAGAGGTGACGGCTCTGGAGGAGAGGCTACAGACGGCGGGGGCTGACGCGATCAGGGACTTCAAAACGTCGCAGTCTTTCATCGACTCATGTGGTCAGTATTATGGCACTGGGTTTGATGATTGCCTTCGTCAGGTTGCGTCGGCCTTCCCGGATCTGGACTTGTCTGGGATTACAATGGACGATGGAGACGACGTCTCTCTTCAGCCCGAACCCACACCGGAGCATGACGGCAGCGTCGTCCTGGCTCAGCCTGCCGCTAATCCTACTGCTTCCGATTCTCCTGCTGTTATAGTGGACGTTGAAGACCGTCTTGCTGACGGCAATCCTGCTGACGTTCCTGCTGCCTAA
- the LOC126698786 gene encoding uncharacterized protein LOC126698786, whose amino-acid sequence MRASLPLPSSLSLLQNLQTLALLECESEDLALIGELKNLKALVLVDSEIKKLPIGLRQLTQLQLLDLRRCTELEAIPSNVLSNLKNLEEIHMNRSFNQWQVGGEITERSNARVSELDHLLHLTTLCIHIPNPNIIPNALLFDKLVRYEILIGPNWDWDSNSRVEFEISRTLKIDLDRSLQEEDGIKILLKSCEYLTLAPGKGIKNILSEVDKEGFPRLKHLYVQNSVEIQYIIDSICVAFPVLELLSLVNMTNLENICQNQLAMGSFHNLRKLKIRKCDNLVFVFSPTLLRCFSKLQEIEIEDCKVMSAIVAEERNHGIQVNDDITTDTIDFPQLRSLNLKRLPNLKGFCSNVDSQPLFNKKVAFSNLENLHIDAIYKLKMLWHNQLDSDSFCKLKQLRVDDCENLINIFQPNILSRLQNLEDLQIRNCNLLEEVFEVRGKNVDERCDMVVSTQFKVLKFINLPNLKHVWSSCPQAILTFQDLHEVEVSNCKSMKSLFPASVAKSLKQLKKLKIHDCGLEEIAAMEEGLETVTKFVFPQLVSLSLQLMPDLKCFYPGKHTIEWPSLKQLMILKCDKVKIVALNELSFPNTDGLGHVRVQQPFFQMEKVAFSNLENICISDKDNLKMLWHNYQLVPDSFCKLKKLGIARCKNLMNIFPPNMLRRLQNLENLEIRDCNSVEEVFDIRGVNVDEICDTISNKLRVLTLFNLPKLKHVWSLDLQAILIFQNLHTIKVSNCKSLKSLFPVSVAKNLEQLQWLEIFDCGLEEIVAMEEGLETVTKFVFPRLFSLCLFSLPELKCFYPGKHTSEWPSLNYLCISECNKVKIFASNELSFSDTNELGHHVPVQQPLFLIEKVAFPNLEYIHITFMDNLKMLWHNHQLVPDSFCKLKKLLVGGCKNLINIFPPNMLRRLQNLEELKIGNCNYVEEVFEIREVNVDEICDTVSTQLRVLWLFNLPKLKHVWSLDLQAILKFQNLRTVEVFNCKILKSLFPVSVAKSLEQIESLTIHGCGLEEIVALEEGMETTIKFVFPRITSLYLESLPELKYFYPGKHTLEWPSLKRLRIKNCDKVKMIASNELSFQERDELGHHVQIQQPLFPIEKDTLSNLEELKLNWDDTINQAYDRLKTQFSCKLKVLGLYNKDRSTAFPWVFVQGLYNLKELHISNFFLEEICPCGIVDNEGQYAEMFERLTTLHLSKMPKLMHLWKENSQQGRGIQNLESLHVSYCGKLKNLVPSSMCLRNLYTLKVSECHGLISLATSSTVKSLVQLKELSLFGCKRMREIVTNEGEGDAGDEICFNQLKYLWLYDLPTLGSFFHLDNRTIKFPSMESLYVARCPELKIFSNGVLSMQKLERVELDGNYWSAYQRGLFPVEDVNTFIKRCWEKNNDPCLRQLFTQKINTSTSEAREENDVDDLEDDSV is encoded by the exons ATGAGAGCAAGTCTCCCACTTCCTTCATCCCTTTCACTTCTTCAGAACCTCCAGACATTGGCTTTGCTTGAGTGCGAGTCAGAAGACTTGGCTTTAATTGGAGAATTGAAGAATTTGAAAGCTCTTGTCCTAGTTGATTCCGAGATTAAGAAGTTACCCATAGGATTAAGGCAATTGACTCAGCTTCAATTGTTGGATTTGAGAAGGTGCACCGAACTTGAAGCCATTCCATCAAATgtattatcaaatttaaaaaatttagaagaaataCACATGAATCGGAGCTTTAATCAATGGCAGGTTGGCGGAGAAATTACAGAAAGAAGCAATGCTAGAGTCTCAGAGTTGGATCATTTATTACACTTGACCACATTATGTATACATATTCCGAATCCCAATATTATACCAAATGCCTTACTTTTTGATAAGTTGGTAAGATATGAAATATTAATAGGCCCTAATTGGGATTGGGATAGTAATAGTCGTGTTGAGTTTGAAATCTCAAGAACATTGAAAATTGACCTTGATAGAAGCTTACAAGAAGAGGatggaattaaaattttattgaaaagttGCGAATATCTCACTTTGGCTCCTGGGAAGGGTattaaaaatattctttctgAAGTTGATAAGGAAGGTTTTCCACGATTGAAGCATCTTTATGTTCAAAACAGTGTTGAGATTCAATACATCATTGATTCGATATGTGTTGCCTTTCCGGTTTTAGAGTTACTTTCTCTAGTCAATATGACCAATTTGGAAAATATATGCCAAAACCAACTTGCAATGGGGTCTTTCCACAACTTGAGaaagttaaaaataagaaaatgtgataatttggtatttgtcTTCTCCCCAACCTTGCTCAGATGCTTTTCGAAACTCCAAGAAATAGAGATTGAGGATTGCAAGGTAATGAGTGCAATTGTTGCAGAGGAAAGAAATCATGGGATACAGGTCAATGATGACATCACTACAGATACAATTGACTTCCCTCAATTGCGTTCTTTAAATCTGAAAAGATTACCAAATTTAAAGGGCTTTTGTTCTAATGTTGATTCTCAACCACTTTTCAACAAAAAG GTTGCATTTTCTAACTTGGAGAATCTACACATCGATGCCATATATAAGCTGAAGATGTTGTGGCACAATCAACTCGATTCAGACTCTTTTTGCAAGCTAAAACAATTGCGTGTTGATGACTGTGAAAATCTAATAAACATTTTTCAGCCTAATATCTTGAGCAGACTCCAGAATCTTGAAGATTTGCAGATAAGAAATTGCAATTTATTAGAAGAGGTATTTgaagttcgagggaaaaatgTTGATGAAAGATGTGATATGGTGGTATCCACTCAGTTCAAAGTCTTGAAGTTCATCAATCTACCGAATCTTAAGCATGTATGGTCTTCATGTCCCCAAGCAATTTTAACATTTCAAGATCTGCATGAAGTTGAAGTTTCTAACTGTAAAAGTATGAAAAGTCTCTTTCCAGCTTCAGTGGCCAAAAGTCTTAAACAACTTAAGAAGCTAAAAATACACGATTGTGGATTGGAGGAAATTGCTGCTATGGAAGAAGGATTGGAAACAGTGACTAAGTTTGTGTTCCCACAACTAGTCTCTCTAAGTCTTCAATTGATGCCTGACCTCAAGTGTTTCTATCCAGGAAAACACACTATAGAGTGGCCATCACTGAAACAGTTGATGATACTCAAATGCGACAAAGTGAAGATTGTTGCTTTGAATGAATTAAGCTTCCCAAATACAGATGGGTTGGGCCATGTTCGGGTTCAGCAGCCCTTTTTCCAGATGGAAAAG GTTGCATTTTCTAATTTGGAGAATATATGCATCAGTGACAAAGATAACCTGAAGATGTTGTGGCACAATTATCAACTCGTTCCAGATTCCTTTTGCAAACTAAAAAAGTTAGGCATTGCAAGATGTAAAAATCTAATGAACATTTTTCCGCCTAATATGTTGAGAAGACTCCAAAATCTTGAAAATTTGGAGATAAGGGATTGCAATTCGGTAGAAGAGGTATTTGACATTAGGGGGGTAAATGTTGATGAAATATGTGATACGATATCCAATAAGTTGAGAGTCCTGACGCTATTCAATCTTCCAAAGCTTAAGCATGTATGGAGTTTGGATCTCCAAGCaattttgatatttcaaaatCTACATACTATTAAAGTTTCTAACTGTAAAAGTCTGAAAAGTCTTTTTCCAGTCTCAGTGGCCAAAAATCTTGAACAACTTCAGTGGCTAGAAATATTCGATTGTGGATTGGAGGAAATTGTTGCTATGGAAGAAGGATTGGAAACAGTGACTAAGTTTGTGTTCCCAAGACTATTCTCTCTATGTCTTTTTTCGTTACCTGAACTCAAGTGTTTCTATCCAGGAAAACACACTTCAGAATGGCCATCACTAAATTATTTGTGCATATCTGAATGCAACAAAGTAAAGATTTTTGCATCAAATGAATTAAGCTTCTCAGATACAAACGAGTTGGGCCATCATGTTCCAGTTCAGCAACCCCTTTTTCTGATTGAAAAG GTTGCATTTCCTAACTTGGAGTATATACACATCACTTTCATGGATAACCTGAAGATGTTGTGGCACAATCATCAACTTGTACCAGATTCCTTTTGCAAACTAAAAAAGTTGCTTGTTGGCGGATGTAAAAATCTAATTAACATTTTTCCGCCTAATATGTTGAGAAGACTCCAAAATCTTGAAGAATTGAAGATAGGGAATTGCAATTATGTAGAAGAGGTATTTGAAATTAGAGAGGTAAATGTTGATGAAATTTGTGATACGGTATCCACTCAGTTGAGAGTCCTGTGGTTATTCAATCTTCCAAAGCTTAAGCATGTATGGAGTTTGGATCTCCAagcaattttgaaatttcaaaatctacGGACTGTTgaagtttttaattgtaaaattctGAAAAGTCTTTTTCCGGTCTCGGTGGCCAAGAGTCTTGAACAAATTGAGAGTCTAACAATACATGGTTGTGGATTGGAGGAAATTGTTGCTCTGGAAGAAGGAATGGAAACAACAATTAAATTTGTGTTCCCACGAATAACCTCTCTATATCTTGAATCACTGCCTGAACTCAAGTATTTTTATCCAGGAAAACACACTTTAGAGTGGCCATCGTTGAAAAGGTTGAGGATAAAGAATTGTGACAAAGTGAAGATGATTGCTTCGAATGAGTTAAGCTTCCAAGAAAGAGATGAGTTGGGGCATCATGTTCAGATTCAGCAGCCCCTCTTTCCAATTGAAAAG GATACATTGTCTAACTTGGAAGAATTGAAATTAAATTGGGATGATACCATAAATCAGGCATATGATCGATTAAAAACACAGTTCTCTTGCAAACTAAAAGTCCTCGGGCTGTACAACAAAGATAGGTCAACAGCATTCCCTTGGGTATTTGTTCAAGGATTGTACAATCTTAAGGAGCTTCACATCTCTAATTTTTTCTTGGAAGAAATTTGTCCATGTGGAATTGTCGATAACGAAGGACAATATGCTGAGATGTTCGAACGTTTGACAACTTTACATCTATCTAAAATGCCCAAGTTGATGCATTTGTGGAAGGAAAACTCTCAACAAGGTAGGGGCATTCAAAATTTGGAGTCTCTACATGTATCATATTGCggcaaattaaaaaatttagtaccATCCTCAATGTGTTTACGAAATTTATACACTTTGAAAGTATCGGAATGTCATGGGTTGATTAGTTTAGCAACTTCCTCAACCGTCAAAAGTTTGGTCCAACTCAAAGAATTGAGTTTATTTGGATgcaaaagaatgagagaaatagTCACAAACGAGGGAGAAGGTGACGCAGGAGATGAGATTTGTTTCAATCAATTGAAATATTTGTGGCTTTATGATTTACCCACTCTGGGAAGCTTCTTCCACTTGGATAATCGCACCATAAAATTCCCGTCAATGGAATCTCTATATGTGGCCCGATGCCCGGAATTGAAGATCTTCTCTAATGGAGTCCTAAGCATGCAGAAGCTAGAGCGTGTTGAACTGGACGGAAACTATTGGTCGGCATACCAAAGAGGACTGTTCCCGGTGGAAGATGTGAATACCTTCATAAAAAGATGTTGGGAGAAAAACAATGATCCATGCTTAAGACAACTATTCACTCAGAAG ATCAATACAAGCACAAGTGAAGCCAGAGAGGAAAATGATGTTGATGACTTGGAGGATGACTCAGTGTAA